The following coding sequences lie in one Capsicum annuum cultivar UCD-10X-F1 chromosome 5, UCD10Xv1.1, whole genome shotgun sequence genomic window:
- the LOC107877393 gene encoding cyclic pyranopterin monophosphate synthase, mitochondrial-like, which yields MESVFGEPPPSSLSGSIDNQSMTRDLKLNTVEMDGKESFARLTHIGSKGEAQMVDVSRKDISKRVAIAHGKVILGQKVFDLVSANQMGKGDVLSVAKLAGICGAKQTSNLIPLCHNINLTHVRVDLALNPQDFSVEIEGEAASDGKTGVEMEALTAVTVTGLTLYDMCKAASKNIQITDIRLEHKTGGKSGDWSREK from the coding sequence ATGGAATCTGTATTTGGTGAACCTCCTCCATCTAGCCTTTCTGGTTCCATTGATAATCAAAGTATGACACGAGACTTGAAGCTTAATACTGTAGAAATGGATGGTAAAGAATCTTTCGCTAGATTGACACATATTGGCAGCAAAGGTGAAGCTCAAATGGTGGATGTATCTCGTAAAGATATTAGCAAGAGAGTGGCCATTGCACATGGCAAGGTTATTCTAGGACAGAAGGTATTTGATCTGGTTTCAGCCAATCAAATGGGAAAAGGAGATGTCCTGAGTGTGGCAAAGTTAGCTGGAATTTGTGGAGCAAAGCAAACCAGCAATCTCATCCCACTATGTCACAACATCAACTTGACACATGTACGAGTGGACTTGGCTTTGAACCCGCAAGATTTTAGTGTTGAAATAGAAGGGGAAGCTGCCTCAGATGGAAAAACTGGTGTGGAGATGGAAGCCTTGACAGCGGTAACTGTTACTGGTCTAACACTGTATGACATGTGCAAGGCTGCTTCAAAGAATATCCAGATTACAGATATCAGGCTTGAACACAAAACTGGAGGTAAAAGTGGGGACTGGTCCAGGGAGAAATGA